The following are from one region of the Paenibacillus protaetiae genome:
- a CDS encoding Dps family protein, producing the protein MAVNAMTNQAVQEALNLQVANWSVLYTKLHHYHWYVKGHHFYTLHEKFEQLYTAAAKYMDDTAERLLAIHGKPVSTMKEQLAMATIQEASGGGSESAEQMVKELADDLSAIALQLADGIEAASEAHDDPTADLFTSIRSDIEKHNWMLHAYLG; encoded by the coding sequence ATGGCTGTTAACGCAATGACCAATCAAGCGGTACAAGAAGCATTAAACCTGCAGGTAGCGAACTGGTCGGTTCTTTATACGAAGCTGCATCATTATCACTGGTATGTAAAAGGGCACCATTTTTACACACTGCATGAAAAATTCGAACAGCTGTATACGGCAGCAGCAAAATATATGGACGACACGGCCGAACGGCTGCTTGCGATTCATGGCAAACCGGTCTCCACGATGAAGGAACAGCTTGCCATGGCGACCATTCAGGAAGCGTCCGGCGGAGGCAGCGAGTCCGCCGAACAGATGGTCAAGGAATTGGCAGACGATTTGTCGGCGATCGCCCTGCAGCTGGCGGACGGTATCGAAGCGGCAAGTGAAGCGCATGACGATCCGACCGCCGATTTATTCACAAGCATCCGCAGCGATATTGAGAAGCATAACTGGATGCTGCACGCCTACTTGGGCTAA
- a CDS encoding ATP-binding protein: MVSHLAASVAHEVKNPLQVTRGFLQLLGGRNVASHKNYMGLAIQELDRAAEIIDGFLDFAKPQTEDFKDLNIEDELQQITSILTPLAQRKGGQIELSAEPIFIKGNSTKLKQALINIVKNSIEALPQDGKIEIFAKLFTDEAVILVKDNGVGMTESELKRIGQPYYTSKENGTGLGLMVTFQIIEAMGGGIEYTSQKGQGTLVSIRFPSANVQKKPLMNQTS; the protein is encoded by the coding sequence ATGGTGAGCCACCTGGCAGCTTCTGTTGCCCATGAAGTCAAAAATCCGCTCCAAGTTACAAGAGGTTTTCTGCAGCTGCTTGGAGGAAGAAATGTAGCCAGCCACAAAAATTATATGGGGCTTGCTATTCAGGAGCTGGACCGGGCCGCTGAAATTATCGACGGATTTTTGGATTTTGCCAAACCGCAAACGGAAGATTTTAAAGATTTAAATATAGAAGATGAATTGCAGCAAATTACGAGTATTCTAACGCCGCTTGCCCAGCGTAAGGGCGGGCAAATTGAACTTAGCGCCGAGCCGATTTTTATTAAAGGCAACTCGACGAAATTGAAGCAGGCGTTAATCAACATCGTAAAAAACAGCATTGAAGCATTGCCGCAGGACGGCAAGATTGAAATATTTGCGAAGCTGTTTACGGACGAAGCCGTCATACTCGTCAAGGACAATGGAGTCGGGATGACGGAAAGCGAGCTTAAACGTATCGGCCAGCCGTATTATACGAGCAAAGAAAACGGTACGGGGTTAGGGCTGATGGTCACCTTTCAAATTATTGAAGCGATGGGCGGAGGAATCGAATATACGAGCCAAAAAGGGCAAGGTACGCTTGTCTCGATTCGTTTTCCAAGCGCCAATGTTCAAAAAAAGCCGCTTATGAACCAAACTTCATAA
- a CDS encoding NHLP leader peptide family RiPP precursor — translation MSIEELRKQIIEKAWEDESFRQELQFDAAAAIERAFAIPVPAGINITVLEETRDNYYLVIPANPADEINNEIVDLPAWD, via the coding sequence ATGTCAATCGAGGAACTTCGTAAACAAATTATTGAAAAAGCTTGGGAAGATGAAAGTTTTAGACAAGAGCTTCAATTCGATGCAGCTGCAGCTATTGAACGAGCATTTGCCATTCCTGTTCCGGCTGGCATAAATATTACCGTGCTGGAAGAAACCAGGGACAATTATTATCTTGTTATCCCTGCCAACCCTGCCGATGAAATCAACAATGAAATTGTAGATCTTCCCGCTTGGGACTAA
- a CDS encoding class 1 isoprenoid biosynthesis enzyme translates to MQEETRLPDELCRKLSLAGTLLMLYFFIQDDVMDETAPTGSKTKLAFANLLYIESLQLLQQLFPVDSSFWQYFKQYIEDWTAGVVLEGDVDFYHHNLIQVGLKASPVKLMSTGSLMLAGQSERISDYEHLIGHILVLLQMSDDLMDWRADLQDGNYNCLLAAVKLALGKQQITAQEAGTAIAVRGIAGSYAKKAQEINFDLNGKPSPSHLRAFQHSLCEVMTAFALKTEEHKRSLVLGGLYHQLSKSREK, encoded by the coding sequence ATGCAGGAAGAAACCCGCCTGCCTGACGAGTTATGCCGCAAGTTGTCGCTAGCCGGTACTTTGCTGATGCTCTATTTTTTTATACAAGACGATGTGATGGATGAAACGGCCCCGACCGGCAGTAAAACAAAATTAGCTTTCGCTAATTTGTTATACATAGAAAGCCTCCAGCTTTTACAGCAGCTTTTCCCTGTAGATTCGTCCTTCTGGCAATACTTCAAACAATATATCGAGGACTGGACGGCCGGAGTCGTATTGGAGGGGGACGTCGATTTTTACCACCACAACCTTATTCAAGTCGGCTTAAAAGCAAGCCCGGTCAAATTAATGAGCACAGGCTCGCTAATGCTCGCCGGACAATCTGAACGCATATCAGATTATGAGCATCTGATCGGCCACATCCTTGTTTTGCTTCAGATGTCAGATGATTTAATGGATTGGCGGGCCGATCTGCAGGATGGAAATTACAATTGCCTGCTGGCTGCTGTAAAACTTGCGCTAGGCAAGCAGCAGATTACTGCCCAGGAGGCCGGTACAGCGATAGCGGTGCGAGGAATTGCCGGCAGCTATGCCAAGAAAGCGCAAGAAATTAACTTTGATTTGAACGGCAAACCATCCCCTTCCCATCTAAGAGCCTTTCAGCATTCCCTATGCGAAGTAATGACGGCCTTCGCCCTCAAGACAGAAGAGCATAAACGTTCTTTAGTCTTGGGCGGTTTGTACCATCAATTGTCGAAATCAAGGGAAAAATGA
- a CDS encoding SDR family oxidoreductase, whose amino-acid sequence MPSTPAGQQQPKAAFPPQHQNRQPGIESEMNPLPVFQSDTYKPAGKLANKSAIITGGDSGIGRAVAVAFAKEGANVAIVYYSEHEDANAAKAAVEQAGVKCLLIPGDIGDPAFGGQAVNQAVQAFGGLNIVVNNAAEQHPQAKFEDITPEQLTRTFSTNLFGMFYLTQAAIPHLKPGSTIVNTASITAYKGSPNLIDYSSTKGAIVSFTRSLSEHLIPRGIRVNGVAPGPIWTPLIPSTFEAQQVSIFGSDSPMGRAGQPYELAPAYVYLASDDSSYVSGQIIHVNGGTVVNG is encoded by the coding sequence ATGCCGAGCACACCAGCCGGACAACAGCAGCCCAAAGCAGCATTTCCGCCTCAGCACCAAAACCGTCAGCCGGGAATTGAAAGTGAAATGAACCCGCTCCCCGTTTTCCAATCCGATACGTATAAGCCCGCCGGCAAGCTGGCTAACAAGTCAGCTATTATTACCGGCGGCGACAGCGGCATCGGGCGGGCAGTCGCTGTCGCTTTTGCCAAAGAAGGCGCCAATGTCGCCATCGTGTATTATAGCGAGCACGAGGATGCCAACGCCGCCAAGGCAGCCGTGGAGCAAGCCGGCGTCAAATGTCTGCTTATCCCGGGAGATATCGGCGACCCGGCATTTGGCGGGCAAGCAGTGAATCAAGCGGTGCAGGCATTCGGCGGGCTGAATATCGTAGTCAATAATGCGGCCGAGCAGCATCCGCAGGCGAAATTCGAAGATATTACACCGGAGCAGCTGACCCGTACATTCAGCACGAATCTGTTCGGCATGTTTTATTTGACGCAAGCCGCCATCCCGCATTTGAAACCCGGATCGACCATCGTAAATACCGCATCCATTACCGCCTACAAAGGCAGCCCCAACCTGATTGATTATTCTTCGACCAAAGGGGCCATCGTATCGTTTACCCGCTCGCTTTCCGAACATCTCATTCCAAGAGGGATACGGGTAAACGGCGTAGCACCCGGTCCAATCTGGACACCGCTTATTCCGTCGACATTCGAAGCGCAGCAAGTGTCCATATTCGGATCGGATTCGCCGATGGGGCGCGCCGGTCAGCCGTATGAGCTCGCTCCAGCATATGTGTACCTCGCTTCGGATGATTCCAGTTATGTATCCGGCCAGATCATCCATGTGAACGGCGGTACCGTCGTTAACGGATAG
- a CDS encoding NADH:flavin oxidoreductase/NADH oxidase has protein sequence MTSILNTPFRLNGLELKNRVVMAPMCQYSVDAKDGIPNEWHYVHYISRAAGGAGLIIMEMTDVEPDGRITDNDLGLWSDEQIPAFARIVKEVHKYGSRIGVQIAHAGRKAQDAEQPVAPSAIAFNDSFKTPRALTTAEVKEMIVKFGDAAERAVKAGVDMIELHGAHGYLIHQFQSPRSNKRDDEYGKDLALFGVEVIREVKSRLPEGMPLAIRISAVEYADDGYDIDYGIELARRYKEAGVDVLHVSTGGEGEPGARKPGNYPGFQVPAARAIREALGVPVIAVGMLEDPLLAEKVLADGDADLIGIGRGLLKDPYWTYHAIEALTGSSVRDIVPVAYRRGF, from the coding sequence ATGACTTCCATTTTAAATACCCCATTCCGGTTGAACGGTTTAGAACTGAAGAACCGGGTTGTTATGGCGCCGATGTGCCAATATTCGGTTGATGCCAAGGACGGCATTCCGAACGAGTGGCATTACGTGCATTATATTTCCCGCGCTGCAGGAGGCGCCGGCCTTATCATTATGGAGATGACCGACGTAGAGCCGGACGGCCGGATTACAGATAATGACCTTGGCTTATGGTCGGATGAGCAGATTCCTGCGTTTGCCCGCATTGTTAAGGAAGTGCATAAATACGGCTCACGCATCGGCGTACAAATCGCCCATGCCGGCCGAAAAGCGCAGGATGCAGAGCAGCCGGTTGCGCCGTCCGCCATCGCGTTCAACGACTCGTTCAAAACGCCGCGGGCGCTGACAACGGCGGAAGTGAAAGAGATGATCGTCAAGTTTGGCGATGCGGCAGAGCGCGCGGTCAAAGCCGGCGTCGATATGATTGAGCTGCATGGCGCACACGGCTATTTGATCCATCAGTTCCAGTCTCCTCGTTCCAATAAGCGGGATGACGAATACGGGAAAGATCTTGCTTTGTTTGGCGTTGAAGTGATCCGCGAGGTGAAAAGCCGCCTGCCGGAAGGCATGCCGTTAGCTATTCGGATTTCTGCGGTTGAATATGCGGATGACGGCTACGATATTGATTATGGCATTGAACTGGCGCGCCGCTATAAGGAAGCGGGAGTAGATGTGCTGCACGTGTCGACAGGTGGCGAAGGCGAGCCGGGCGCGCGGAAGCCGGGCAATTACCCGGGTTTTCAAGTACCTGCAGCCCGCGCAATCCGTGAGGCGCTGGGCGTTCCGGTTATTGCAGTCGGCATGCTGGAAGATCCGCTGCTGGCGGAGAAAGTGCTGGCAGACGGCGATGCCGATTTGATCGGGATCGGCCGCGGTTTGCTGAAGGATCCGTATTGGACTTATCATGCGATTGAAGCGTTAACCGGCTCATCGGTGCGGGATATCGTGCCGGTTGCATACCGCCGCGGGTTCTAA
- a CDS encoding glycerophosphodiester phosphodiesterase codes for MTKKMPVNFAHRGASGYCPENTMAAFTKALELGATGIETDVQMTADGRLVLIHDESVRRTTGFDALVKDLTFEELRKLDAGVWFSEEFAGETIPSLEELLALAKSANIIVNIELKNGLIPYPDLERKVIETVRAYGLSDQVVLSSFNHYSLAVCKQLAPDIDTGILYMEGLYRPWDYAATLGANALHPIKYAVLKEWVLEAAAAGIACNPFTVNAPDEMKRMLEAGVSGIITDYPDRLAALLKTLT; via the coding sequence ATGACCAAAAAAATGCCCGTTAACTTTGCCCACAGAGGCGCATCAGGTTACTGCCCGGAAAACACGATGGCCGCTTTTACAAAAGCGCTTGAGCTTGGCGCTACCGGTATTGAAACGGATGTGCAGATGACGGCAGACGGCCGCCTGGTGCTGATCCACGACGAATCCGTACGTCGGACAACCGGTTTTGACGCGCTGGTCAAAGATTTGACGTTTGAAGAGCTGCGGAAGCTCGATGCCGGTGTTTGGTTCAGCGAGGAATTTGCCGGAGAAACCATTCCTTCACTGGAAGAGCTGCTGGCACTAGCAAAATCTGCGAATATCATTGTTAACATCGAGCTGAAAAACGGCCTCATCCCGTATCCGGACTTAGAGAGAAAGGTCATTGAAACGGTGCGCGCTTACGGGCTTAGCGATCAAGTCGTCCTATCCAGCTTTAATCATTATTCTCTTGCTGTATGCAAACAGCTCGCACCGGACATAGATACCGGCATTTTGTACATGGAAGGGTTGTACCGCCCTTGGGATTATGCCGCAACGTTAGGCGCAAACGCCCTTCATCCCATTAAATACGCGGTGTTGAAAGAGTGGGTTCTGGAGGCGGCTGCCGCCGGCATCGCATGCAACCCGTTTACCGTCAATGCGCCTGACGAAATGAAACGGATGCTGGAAGCCGGCGTTTCCGGCATTATAACCGATTATCCGGACCGTCTTGCAGCGCTGCTGAAGACGCTCACGTAA
- a CDS encoding metal-sensitive transcriptional regulator: MESQPAVTHEAHQDDSCHVPNDRKSHHSDKMKSNLISRLNRIEGQIRGVKAMIEKDTYCDDVLNQISAVQSALNSVGKLLLEGHLKSCVVERIQAGEQDVIDELLTTVNKLMR; encoded by the coding sequence ATGGAGAGCCAGCCGGCGGTAACGCATGAAGCACATCAGGATGATAGCTGCCATGTGCCCAATGACAGAAAAAGCCATCATTCGGATAAAATGAAGTCCAATCTTATTTCGCGCCTAAACCGGATTGAGGGGCAAATCCGCGGCGTAAAGGCGATGATTGAGAAGGATACGTATTGTGACGATGTATTAAACCAAATTTCAGCGGTGCAGTCCGCTTTGAACAGCGTGGGCAAGCTGCTGCTGGAAGGGCATCTGAAAAGCTGCGTCGTTGAACGGATTCAAGCGGGGGAGCAAGATGTCATTGATGAGCTGCTTACAACAGTAAATAAATTGATGCGATAG
- a CDS encoding copper ion binding protein has translation MTKTILKVEGMSCNHCVQAVEKAVSNAGATGKVDLAAGKVEVQFNEAEVSLSVIKEAIEEQGYDVVS, from the coding sequence ATGACCAAAACAATTTTGAAAGTGGAAGGCATGTCTTGCAATCATTGTGTGCAAGCCGTGGAGAAGGCGGTTTCGAATGCCGGGGCAACGGGTAAAGTAGATTTGGCGGCCGGTAAAGTAGAAGTTCAATTCAATGAAGCGGAGGTTTCCTTGTCGGTTATCAAAGAAGCGATCGAAGAACAAGGATATGACGTTGTTTCTTAA
- a CDS encoding DUF6254 family protein translates to MTTSKNRRENRWHQRKHNQKPPHGKVKSFEELANPQQP, encoded by the coding sequence ATGACAACTTCCAAAAACCGCAGAGAAAACCGCTGGCATCAACGAAAACATAACCAGAAACCGCCGCATGGCAAAGTGAAGTCGTTTGAGGAACTGGCGAATCCTCAGCAGCCCTAA
- a CDS encoding GTP cyclohydrolase II translates to MDSEVMTLLEHKIRMIESDGKYIYLVGPIQLPVQLYGETFKFQWYCWLNCKEKEQDLEAMVRKLSDVNLAEMQQSSVLAYGDFENSDDVYVRLHSICHTGDIFGSKRCDCGYQLHQSLKMIAEHGAGALFYLANHEGRGIGLFSKAMAYLLQEQGADTVDANLQLGFADDARNYSDAIAVLKELRHKPVTLITNNPRKLEALRAAGMNVGKRIALWGDRSEFNERYLQTKIKRSGHFESSCPNDD, encoded by the coding sequence ATGGATTCCGAGGTAATGACCTTACTGGAACATAAAATTCGCATGATCGAATCGGACGGAAAATATATTTATTTGGTTGGCCCTATTCAGCTTCCCGTTCAATTATACGGCGAAACATTCAAGTTCCAGTGGTATTGCTGGTTGAATTGTAAGGAGAAGGAACAGGATTTGGAGGCTATGGTGCGGAAGCTGTCCGACGTTAATTTGGCAGAAATGCAGCAATCCAGCGTGCTTGCATACGGTGATTTTGAAAATTCCGATGATGTATATGTGCGGCTGCACAGCATATGCCATACGGGCGATATTTTCGGCAGCAAGCGCTGTGACTGCGGGTATCAGCTGCATCAGTCGCTGAAGATGATCGCTGAACATGGAGCGGGAGCGCTGTTCTATTTGGCTAACCATGAAGGCAGAGGCATCGGCTTATTCAGCAAAGCGATGGCTTATTTGCTTCAGGAGCAGGGAGCGGATACGGTGGATGCCAATCTGCAGCTTGGATTTGCGGACGACGCCCGCAATTACAGCGATGCTATCGCGGTGCTGAAAGAGCTGCGGCATAAGCCGGTCACCTTAATTACGAATAATCCGCGCAAGCTGGAAGCGCTGAGGGCGGCAGGCATGAATGTGGGCAAACGGATTGCACTATGGGGCGACCGGTCCGAGTTTAATGAACGTTATTTGCAGACGAAAATAAAACGGTCGGGGCATTTCGAAAGCAGCTGCCCCAACGATGACTAG
- a CDS encoding DUF6171 family protein, producing MDNHRGCKGCESSYHVTDQQINRMLQAPMFQSPEHCVTDEMYQLRLTACSGCDKLMNGTTCLICGCIVQITAKLKARSCAKPGDDRWEAAAAGIWAAEER from the coding sequence ATGGATAATCACAGAGGCTGCAAAGGCTGCGAGAGCAGCTATCATGTAACGGATCAGCAAATCAATCGGATGCTCCAGGCGCCTATGTTTCAATCGCCGGAACATTGCGTAACGGACGAGATGTATCAGCTCCGCCTTACCGCCTGCTCCGGCTGTGATAAGCTGATGAACGGTACAACCTGCCTGATATGCGGATGTATCGTACAAATTACGGCCAAGCTGAAGGCGCGCAGCTGCGCGAAACCGGGAGATGACCGGTGGGAAGCTGCCGCGGCGGGGATTTGGGCGGCAGAGGAACGCTGA
- a CDS encoding alpha-N-arabinofuranosidase: protein MTNRLTVNADCLLSPISRHLYGHFSEHLGRCIYEGFWVGEDSPIPNTKGIRKDVVEALKKIRIPNLRWPGGCFADEYHWKDGIGPRESRKRMINTHWGGVVENNHFGTHEFMELCGQLNCEPYISGNVGSGTVQEMSEWVEYMTFDGVSPMAELRKQNGREEPWGLQFFGVGNENWGCGGNMRPQYYADLYRRYQTYVRNYGGNNVFKIACGPNSDDYDWMDTVMREAHRFMDGISLHYYTIPSGIWENKSPATGFSEEEWFSTLFHALRMDELITRHSAIMDRYDPDKRIALVVDEWGTWYDVEPGTNPGFLYQQNTIRDALVAGVTLNIFHQHSDRVRIANLAQVVNVLQSVILTEGEKMVVTPTYHVMDMYKVHQDATLLQTSFSGNSYGINGKSVNQISASASVDAEGRIHISLCNLDHAGAAAIDIDLRGLSGSDFTVSGTTLTADAIDAHNTFSQPEQVKPQSFTAFELAGTTVIANLAPMSVTVLEVVQA from the coding sequence ATGACGAACCGTTTGACCGTGAATGCCGATTGTTTGTTATCGCCCATCAGCCGTCATCTATACGGCCATTTCTCCGAGCATTTGGGGCGCTGCATTTATGAAGGATTTTGGGTAGGCGAAGATTCCCCTATTCCGAATACAAAAGGAATCCGCAAGGATGTGGTCGAAGCGCTGAAAAAAATTCGTATTCCAAACCTGCGCTGGCCGGGCGGCTGCTTTGCCGACGAATACCATTGGAAAGACGGAATCGGACCGCGCGAATCGCGCAAGCGGATGATTAACACCCATTGGGGCGGCGTGGTCGAAAACAATCATTTTGGCACGCATGAGTTTATGGAATTATGCGGGCAGCTGAATTGTGAACCTTACATATCCGGCAACGTAGGCAGCGGAACGGTACAAGAAATGTCCGAGTGGGTCGAATATATGACCTTTGACGGCGTGTCGCCCATGGCGGAGCTCCGCAAGCAGAACGGCCGCGAAGAACCGTGGGGCTTGCAGTTTTTTGGCGTGGGCAATGAAAACTGGGGCTGCGGCGGCAACATGCGCCCGCAATATTACGCAGATTTGTACCGCCGTTATCAAACGTATGTCCGCAATTACGGCGGCAACAACGTGTTTAAAATCGCCTGCGGCCCAAATAGCGACGACTACGACTGGATGGATACCGTCATGCGCGAGGCTCATCGCTTCATGGACGGCATCAGCCTTCATTATTACACAATTCCAAGCGGCATATGGGAAAATAAAAGCCCGGCAACAGGATTCTCAGAGGAGGAATGGTTCTCCACGCTGTTTCATGCGCTCCGCATGGACGAGTTGATCACCCGCCATTCTGCGATTATGGACCGCTACGATCCGGATAAACGAATCGCTCTTGTTGTCGATGAATGGGGCACATGGTACGACGTCGAACCGGGCACCAATCCCGGATTCCTGTACCAGCAAAACACGATCCGAGATGCCCTTGTCGCCGGCGTAACCTTAAACATTTTCCACCAGCACAGTGACCGCGTCCGCATCGCTAACCTTGCGCAGGTCGTAAACGTGCTGCAGTCGGTTATTTTAACCGAAGGCGAGAAAATGGTGGTGACCCCTACCTATCACGTGATGGATATGTACAAAGTGCATCAGGATGCTACGCTGCTGCAGACAAGTTTCTCGGGCAACAGCTATGGAATAAACGGCAAGTCCGTCAACCAAATTTCCGCGTCCGCTTCCGTAGATGCCGAAGGCCGCATCCATATCAGCTTGTGCAACCTCGATCATGCAGGCGCAGCTGCCATCGACATTGACCTTCGCGGACTATCCGGCAGCGATTTTACAGTAAGCGGCACAACCCTTACAGCGGATGCGATTGATGCGCACAATACGTTCAGCCAGCCGGAGCAAGTGAAGCCGCAGTCTTTTACCGCATTTGAACTGGCCGGCACGACGGTCATCGCCAACCTGGCGCCTATGTCCGTCACGGTGCTTGAAGTCGTTCAAGCGTAG
- a CDS encoding DUF421 domain-containing protein — protein sequence MPLWIEVTLRTLASAVILFAITKILGKRQISQLSLFEYITGATMGNIASYVSLDIDNYWYIGVIALTVWTIVSVSIEFITLKSKKARDLLDGKGTVLVQNGALIRKNLKKERITLDELMEQLRKKDIYRLADVEFGIMEKSGDMNFLLKKEFQPLTPNALGWKVPREREPITVMQDGNILDPSLRQTGYDEQWLKHQLRSQKVQTEDVFFAQVDATGNLTVQTGDAALPEQAPSKPTENIATLLKQFDNELHMLEQFAPNDKDRLDYRNAREKLHISMRDYRPLQP from the coding sequence ATGCCGCTTTGGATCGAGGTTACACTTCGCACATTAGCTTCCGCTGTTATTTTATTTGCCATTACAAAAATTTTGGGCAAGCGGCAAATATCGCAGCTTTCCCTATTCGAATACATTACGGGGGCAACGATGGGCAATATTGCCTCTTATGTATCACTCGATATTGATAATTACTGGTATATCGGCGTTATTGCGCTGACAGTGTGGACGATTGTATCCGTAAGCATAGAGTTCATTACGCTCAAAAGCAAAAAAGCACGCGATCTGCTGGATGGAAAAGGCACTGTACTTGTGCAGAACGGCGCATTAATCCGTAAAAATTTGAAGAAGGAACGCATTACGCTGGACGAATTGATGGAGCAGCTGCGCAAAAAGGACATTTACCGGCTGGCCGATGTCGAGTTCGGTATTATGGAGAAAAGCGGCGATATGAACTTCCTGTTAAAAAAGGAATTTCAGCCGCTTACGCCAAATGCGCTTGGCTGGAAAGTGCCGCGTGAACGCGAACCGATTACGGTGATGCAGGACGGCAATATATTGGACCCTTCATTAAGGCAGACCGGATATGACGAGCAGTGGCTGAAGCATCAGCTGCGAAGCCAAAAGGTGCAAACCGAAGATGTGTTTTTTGCGCAAGTCGATGCAACGGGCAATTTGACGGTGCAGACAGGGGATGCAGCGCTGCCGGAGCAGGCGCCTTCTAAGCCGACCGAAAATATTGCGACGCTGCTCAAACAGTTTGATAACGAGCTGCATATGCTTGAACAATTTGCGCCAAACGACAAGGATCGTTTGGACTACCGCAATGCGAGAGAAAAGCTTCATATCTCAATGCGTGATTATCGGCCGCTGCAGCCGTAA
- the coxB gene encoding cytochrome c oxidase subunit II, whose protein sequence is MMNRWQIVKRLAPLMAIMALVLTACGRDDLSTLRPQGPVAEEQYNLMKLAIAIMIIVVIVVFAISFYVIIRYRRRPGDKTIPKQVEGNHKLEIIWTIIPIVLLIILGVPTVQSVFNLSKDYTDDSNAVKVIVTSHQYWWEFEYPDYGVKTAQELVIPKGKTISIEAKSADVIHSFWIPSLAGKIDTNPGGNINKMHFSAPKEGVYLGKCAELCGPSHGLMDFKVKAVDSASFDRWVSALKAPVAMPADPAIKEAFVNKCLTCHAVGDQGGPAYPNLTGIASRDSVGGILINTDDPKYSNEGSVYDNLKRWISNPNAVKPGNGMGKIELTDQELDGIAKYLSELKLDYEQ, encoded by the coding sequence TTGATGAATCGGTGGCAGATTGTGAAACGGTTAGCACCGCTTATGGCCATTATGGCGCTAGTGCTGACAGCCTGCGGTCGGGATGACTTGTCTACCCTTAGGCCACAGGGTCCGGTAGCGGAAGAGCAATACAACCTGATGAAGCTGGCGATTGCAATTATGATCATTGTTGTAATCGTCGTGTTTGCGATTTCTTTCTACGTTATTATCCGGTACCGCAGACGTCCAGGAGATAAGACGATTCCTAAGCAGGTTGAAGGGAACCATAAGCTGGAAATTATTTGGACAATCATTCCGATTGTCTTGCTGATCATTTTGGGAGTTCCAACCGTTCAATCCGTATTCAACCTATCGAAAGATTACACCGATGACAGTAACGCAGTTAAAGTTATTGTGACCTCTCATCAATACTGGTGGGAATTTGAATACCCGGATTACGGCGTTAAAACAGCGCAAGAGCTTGTAATTCCAAAAGGCAAAACGATTTCGATCGAAGCCAAATCGGCTGACGTGATTCACTCGTTCTGGATTCCATCACTTGCAGGCAAGATTGATACCAACCCAGGCGGCAACATTAACAAAATGCATTTCTCAGCACCTAAAGAAGGCGTTTACTTAGGGAAATGCGCGGAGCTGTGCGGACCTTCCCACGGTTTGATGGATTTTAAAGTGAAAGCGGTTGATTCCGCATCGTTTGATCGCTGGGTATCGGCTTTGAAAGCTCCTGTTGCGATGCCGGCTGATCCAGCAATCAAAGAAGCCTTCGTTAACAAATGCTTGACATGCCATGCTGTAGGCGACCAAGGCGGACCGGCTTACCCGAACTTGACTGGCATTGCGAGCCGTGATTCGGTTGGCGGTATTCTCATCAACACCGATGACCCTAAATATTCCAATGAAGGTTCCGTATACGACAACCTGAAACGTTGGATTTCCAACCCGAATGCTGTGAAGCCGGGGAATGGAATGGGTAAAATCGAGCTGACGGATCAAGAGTTGGATGGAATTGCCAAATATTTGTCAGAATTAAAGCTCGATTATGAACAATAA